Proteins from a genomic interval of Pecten maximus chromosome 13, xPecMax1.1, whole genome shotgun sequence:
- the LOC117340402 gene encoding elastin-like, with protein sequence MAERRKCEPVKTQTDSAKKKCKRDWNRQKPGISIGIELIHWNFVRGEKGIDLNSDFARRLLDSLKYEEAPGLGVHNIGESVKLPEAPGLGVHNIGESVKLPEAPGLGVHNIGESVKVPEAPGLGVHNIGESVKLPEAPGLGVHNIGESVKLPEAPGLGVHNIRESVKLLEAPGLGVHNIGESVKLPEAPGLGVHNIGESVKLPEAPGLGVHNIGESVKLPEAPGLGVHNIGESVKLPEAPGLGVHNIGESVKLLEAPGLGVHNIGESVKLLEAPGLGVHNIGESVKLLEAPGLGVHNSCESVKLLEAPGLGVHNIGESVKLPEAPGLGVHNIGESVKLPEAPGLGVHNIGESAKLPEAPGLGVHNIGESVKLLEAPGLGVHNIRESVKLLEAPGLGVHNIGESVKLPEAPGLGVHNIRESVKLPEAPGLGVHNIGESVKLPEAPGLGVHNIGESVKLPEAPGLGVHNIGESVKLPEAPGLGVHNIGESVKLPEAPGLGVHNIGESVKLLEAPGLGVHNIGESVKLPEAPGLGVHNIGESVKLPEAPGLGVHNIGESVKLPEAPGLGVHNIGESVKLPEAPGLGVHNIGESVKLPEAPGLGVHNIRESVKLLEAPGLGVHNIGESVKLLEAPGLGVHNIRESVKLLEAPGLGVHNIGESVKLLEAPGLGVHNIGESVKLLEAPGLGVHNIGESVKLPEAPGLGVHNIGESVKLPEAPGLGVHNIGESVKLLEAPGLGVHNIGESVKLPEAPGLGVHNSCEVESLKVSPKTSLSECCRDTISFFVCDSFVHHHKEADH encoded by the exons AAAATATGAAG AGGCCCCAGGACTGGGAGTGCACAACATCGGTGAGTCGGTGAAGCTCCCAGAAGCCCCAGGACTGGGAGTGCACAACATCGGTGAGTCGGTGAAGCTCCCAGAAGCCCCAGGATTGGGAGTACACAACATCGGTGAGTCGGTAAAGGTCCCAGAAGCCCCAGGACTGGGAGTACACAACATCGGTGAGTCGGTAAAGCTCCCAGAGGCCCCAGGATTGGGAGTACACAACATCGGTGAGTCGGTAAAGCTCCCAGAAGCCCCAGGACTGGGAGTACACAACATCCGTGAGTCGGTAAAGCTCCTAGAGGCCCCAGGATTGGGAGTACACAACATCGGTGAGTCGGTGAAGCTCCCAGAAGCCCCAGGATTGGGAGTGCACAACATCGGTGAGTCGGTAAAGCTCCCAGAAGCCCCAGGACTGGGAGTACACAACATCGGTGAATCGGTAAAGCTCCCAGAAGCCCCAGGATTAGGAGTACACAACATCGGTGAGTCGGTAAAGCTCCCAGAAGCCCCAGGATTGGGAGTACACAACATCGGTGAGTCGGTAAAGCTCCTAGAAGCCCCAGGATTGGGAGTACACAACATCGGTGAGTCGGTAAAGCTCCTAGAGGCCCCAGGATTGGGAGTACACAACATCGGTGAGTCGGTAAAGCTCCTAGAAGCCCCAGGATTGGGAGTACACAACAGCTGTGAGTCGGTAAAGCTCCTAGAGGCCCCAGGATTGGGAGTGCACAACATCGGTGAGTCGGTAAAGCTCCCAGAAGCCCCAGGACTGGGAGTACACAACATCGGTGAATCGGTAAAGCTCCCAGAAGCCCCAGGATTGGGAGTACACAACATCGGTGAGTCGGCAAAGCTCCCAGAAGCCCCAGGATTGGGAGTGCACAACATCGGTGAGTCGGTAAAGCTCCTAGAGGCCCCAGGATTGGGAGTGCACAACATCCGTGAGTCGGTAAAGCTCCTAGAGGCCCCAGGATTGGGAGTGCACAACATCGGTGAGTCGGTAAAGCTCCCAGAAGCCCCAGGATTGGGAGTACACAACATCCGTGAGTCAGTAAAGCTCCCAGAAGCCCCAGGATTGGGAGTGCACAACATCGGTGAGTCGGTAAAGCTCCCAGAAGCCCCAGGACTGGGAGTACACAACATCGGTGAATCGGTAAAGCTCCCAGAAGCCCCAGGATTGGGAGTACACAACATCGGTGAGTCGGTAAAGCTCCCAGAAGCCCCAGGACTGGGAGTACACAACATCGGTGAGTCGGTAAAGCTCCCAGAAGCCCCAGGATTGGGAGTACACAACATCGGTGAGTCGGTAAAGCTCCTAGAGGCCCCAGGACTGGGAGTACACAACATCGGTGAGTCGGTAAAGCTCCCAGAAGCCCCAGGATTGGGAGTACACAACATCGGTGAGTCGGTAAAGCTCCCAGAAGCCCCAGGACTGGGAGTACACAACATCGGTGAATCGGTAAAGCTCCCAGAAGCCCCAGGATTGGGAGTGCACAACATCGGTGAGTCGGTAAAGCTCCCAGAAGCCCCAGGATTGGGAGTGCACAACATCGGTGAGTCGGTAAAGCTCCCAGAAGCCCCAGGATTGGGAGTACACAACATCCGTGAGTCGGTAAAGCTCCTAGAGGCCCCAGGATTGGGAGTACACAACATCGGTGAGTCGGTAAAGCTCCTAGAGGCCCCAGGATTGGGAGTGCACAACATCCGTGAGTCGGTAAAGCTCCTAGAGGCCCCAGGATTGGGAGTACACAACATCGGTGAATCGGTAAAGCTCCTAGAGGCCCCAGGATTGGGAGTGCACAACATCGGTGAGTCGGTAAAGCTCCTAGAGGCCCCAGGACTGGGAGTACACAACATCGGTGAGTCGGTAAAGCTCCCAGAAGCCCCAGGATTGGGAGTGCACAACATCGGTGAGTCGGTGAAGCTCCCAGAAGCCCCAGGATTGGGAGTGCACAACATCGGTGAGTCGGTGAAGCTCCTAGAGGCCCCAGGATTGGGAGTACACAACATCGGTGAGTCGGTGAAGCTCCCAGAAGCCCCAGGATTGGGAGTACACAACAGCTGTGAAGTGGAGTCATTAAAGGTGTCACCAAAAACGTCATTAAGCGAGTGTTGCAGAGATACTATTTCCTTTTTTGTTTGTGATAGTTTTGTT CACCACCACAAGGAGGCAGATCACTAA